The genomic interval CCACCTTCTCGTGCACGTAGTTCTGCACCACGACGGTGAAGTAGAACAGCACCGCGATGATGACGAACGGGATCGCCGTGTAGGTGAGCTCCAGCGGCACGTTGTAGCCGGTCTGGCGCGGGAACTCCGGGGAGTCCTTCTTCTTGCGGTGGAAGGCGACCGTCCAGAAGGTCAGACCCCAGACCAGCACGCCCATCGCGAGCGCGGCCAGGATCGACCAGGTCCACAGCTCCCGCATCCGGGTGGCCTGCGGCGTGATGCCCGAGGGCCAGCCGAACCGCAGCCAAACATTGTCGATCGAGCAGCCCGAGACGAGCATCGCGGTGATCCCGAGGGACACCGCCAGCCCGGCCCGCCGAAGGACCGGGCCCCGCCGACCCTTCACGGGTCCGGCCCCGATCTCTTCGCTCGCCTTGTGCGCCACGCTCACGCCTTCCTGGTCGCCACACATTCCGACATCTGCGCCGCCGGGGTGCGATCTCCCGGTGACACTTCCTAAGCACGTTTCAGACCCTTGCCGCAGGCACGCACAGTCGCGCACGCCAGCTGAGAAGGACCTGAGTACTACGCAGCGTAGACCAAACCGGCGCGCAGTTCCGCGTCGGGTCGCGTTCGACACTCCGCCGATACCGAACCGGTCACGCCGCACTGCCGGGCCATCCGGCAAAAGCGCTGGACACGGGGTCGATGTGACGCCTCAGCCGCAGGCGGACACAACATTTCGGTTCCGGGTACGGCATACTCGGTGCCAACAATCCCCCGTTACGAAAGAGGTTGCCGACGCCGTGTGTGGACTGCTCGGATTTCTGACAGCTGACGCGGCAAGCGACTCCGGGGGACGACAGTCGCCGGAGGCGGCGGGGCCGGTAAGCCCAGTGGTACAGCGGGTGTACGACGCCCTGCACTGTGTGCGCCATCGCGGCCCCGACGAACGCGGCACCTGGCACGACGACCACGTCATCTTCGGATTCAACCGGCTGTCGATCATCGATATCGAGCACTCGCACCAGCCGTTGCGCTGGGGCCCGCCGGAGAACCGGCAGCGGTACGCGCTCGCCTTCAACGGCGAGATCTACAACTACATCGAGCTGCGCGAGGAACTGAGCAAGGCGCACGGGGCGGAGTTCCCGGACGGTCAGATGTTCCTGACCGAGGGCGACAGCGAGACGATCGTCGCGGCCTTCCACTACTGGGGCCCCGAGGCGGTCCGCAAGCTGCGCGGCATGTTCGCCTTCGCGATCTGGGACACCGAGACTCAGGATCTGTTCCTCGCGCGGGATCCGTTCGGCATCAAGCCGCTGTTCCTGGCGACCGGACCCGCCGGCACCGCGTTCGGCAGCGAGAAGAAGAGCCTGCTGGAGTTGCTGCCCGCGCTCGGTCTTAGCGACGCGCTGGACCCGCGCGCGCTGGAGCACTACACCGTGCTGCAATACGTGCCGGAACCCGAGACCCTGCACAAAGACATTCGCCGGCTCGAATCCGGCAGTTACGCCACCATCCGGCCCGGTCAGGAGCCGAAGATCAGCCGGTACTTCCACCCGGGTTTCAAGGTGCGCCCCTTCGCGGCGGGCTCGGAACAGGCCCGCTACCGCGAAATCGCCGCAGCCCTGGAAGATTCCGTCGCCAAGCACATGCGCGCGGACGTCACCGTCGGCTCGTTCCTGTCCGGCGGCATCGACTCCACCGCCATCGCGGCGCTGGCCATCCGCCACAACCCGAAACTGATCACCTTCACCGCCGCCTTCGAACGCGAGGGCTACTCCGAGGCCGATGTGGCCGCCGAGAGCGCCGAGGCGATCGGCGCCCGCCATATCGTGCGGA from Nocardia goodfellowii carries:
- the asnB gene encoding asparagine synthase (glutamine-hydrolyzing), encoding MCGLLGFLTADAASDSGGRQSPEAAGPVSPVVQRVYDALHCVRHRGPDERGTWHDDHVIFGFNRLSIIDIEHSHQPLRWGPPENRQRYALAFNGEIYNYIELREELSKAHGAEFPDGQMFLTEGDSETIVAAFHYWGPEAVRKLRGMFAFAIWDTETQDLFLARDPFGIKPLFLATGPAGTAFGSEKKSLLELLPALGLSDALDPRALEHYTVLQYVPEPETLHKDIRRLESGSYATIRPGQEPKISRYFHPGFKVRPFAAGSEQARYREIAAALEDSVAKHMRADVTVGSFLSGGIDSTAIAALAIRHNPKLITFTAAFEREGYSEADVAAESAEAIGARHIVRTVSPAEFAAAIPEIVWYLDDPVADPALVPLYFVAKEARKHVKVVLSGEGADELFGGYTIYREPLSLKPFEYLPRGVRKLAGRLSDRIPDGTRGKSLLHRGSLTLEERYYGNARSFNDAQLRSVLREFRPEWTHQDVTAPIYAQSRGWDPVVRMQHLDLFTWLRGDILVKADKMTMANSLELRVPFLDSAVFEVAERLPFEQKITKDTTKYALRQALEGIVPAHVLHRAKLGFPVPMRHWLRGTELYDWAQQTIADSQTDHLLDKAAIKGMLDDHRAGRSDHSRRLWTLLVFMVWHGIFVEDRIKPDIQEPVYPVSL